CAGGACTTGTTCTATGGCATCCTAATCTTGGTGTAGTCAGACAAATGCTTGAAGACTACTGGAGAGAGGAACATAGAAGAAGAGGTTATGACATAGTGTACAGTCCTCATATAGCTAAATCTCAATTGTGGGATATATCAGGACATAATGACCACTTTAGAGAAAATATGTTCTATATGGAAGTTGATGAGCAGGATTATGTTCTTAAGCCTATGAATTGCCCGTTTCATATATTGATTTATCAATCAAAAAGACATAGCTATAGAAGCCTGCCGCTTAGATATGGAGAACTTGGAACTGTTTACAGATATGAACGATCAGGAGCTCTTCATGGCATGACCAGAGTCCGTGGGTTTACTCAAGATGATGCTCATATATTCTGCACTCAGGACCAGTTTGTGGATGAAATTAAACGAATTATTGATCTTGTTGATGATACATTAAAACTCTTTAATCTTGAATACACTATTGAGCTATCAACCAGACCAGAAGGTTTTGCGGGCTCTCTTGAAATCTGGGAAAAAGCTGAAGCTGGTCTTAAACAGGCAATGGAAGAAAAGAATCTTACTTATATAATCAATGAAGGTGATGGTGCTTTTTACGGCCCTAAACTCGACTTCAAATTAAAGGATGCTCTTGGAAGAACCTGGCAAGGTGCGACAATTCAATTAGACTTTAATTTACCTATCAGATTCGATCTTAAATATACTGAAAAAGACGGAAGCCTCCAGACTCCTGTTATGATCCACAGAGTAGTTTATGGAACTCTCGAAAGATTTATCGGTATATTAATAGAACACTACGGCGGAGCATTCCCAACCTGGCTAGCACCACAACAAGTCGTTGTGATTCCTATCGCAGACAGGCATGCGGAGTACGCTAAGTCAATATATGATGATCTAAAAAGCCTTGATATTAGAGCTGAACTTGATGATAGAAGCGAAAGCATGAACTATAAAATTAGAGAAGCTCAGGTAAA
This window of the Candidatus Melainabacteria bacterium RIFOXYA2_FULL_32_9 genome carries:
- a CDS encoding threonine--tRNA ligase; translation: MIKVILPDGSNIELEENSTAADLAGKISEGLRRNAVAAEINGEIVDINTPLINGANVRILTSKDPETLGILRHSTAHVMAQAVQRTFPQAKIAIGPNIENGFYYDFDIPGHTLTPEDIPVIEEEMNKIIKEDQAFERVQIKNVQEQLTDFREKGEVYKTELLMEYAHETPTMYVCKTKEAGKEVWSDLCRGPHIPSTKFIKAFKLLSVAGAYWRGNEKNKMLQRIYATAFWTKEDLKDHLDKLEEAERRDHRKLGTQLDLFSIREEVGAGLVLWHPNLGVVRQMLEDYWREEHRRRGYDIVYSPHIAKSQLWDISGHNDHFRENMFYMEVDEQDYVLKPMNCPFHILIYQSKRHSYRSLPLRYGELGTVYRYERSGALHGMTRVRGFTQDDAHIFCTQDQFVDEIKRIIDLVDDTLKLFNLEYTIELSTRPEGFAGSLEIWEKAEAGLKQAMEEKNLTYIINEGDGAFYGPKLDFKLKDALGRTWQGATIQLDFNLPIRFDLKYTEKDGSLQTPVMIHRVVYGTLERFIGILIEHYGGAFPTWLAPQQVVVIPIADRHAEYAKSIYDDLKSLDIRAELDDRSESMNYKIREAQVNKVPYMMIVGDREITSNQASIRSRNKGDLGSKDVKEFIDALKQEIDSKKA